AGATAATTTGGTCAGCGCGGAGATGATCGTATTCACCGGGCAGTGGTTCTTTGACCTTCACGATTAGGTACTGATTCCAGGCATCGGTGGCAGTGGTGACGATCGTTCCACCGGCTTGCCGATAGTCCGCATCACTAAATCCCGAGCCGACGCCTGCCTGAGTTTCGATACAGACCCGATGCCCTTGCTCGATCAGTGCTTGTACTGAACTTGGACTCAGCCCCACGCGAAATTCTAAATCCTTGGTTTCTCGCGGCACCCCAACTTGCATATCCGTTGCCTCTTGCCATTGTCTCTACAGCTTAGATAGCCCTTAGGGAGAATGTCTTTTACAAATCTTAAGATCCGCTGCCGGATGTTTTCGTTTGGGGCGACTGGAGGGAAACCTAAGATAGCCAGTGGTTAAGGACCTCAGAGATTGGCCGGGGATCGCCCCAAAGGCCAAATCTGGGCCAACCAACTTCGCGATAATTTCAGTATCTTAGTCAATGTATATATATCAGATAGTAATTGCTCATTAAATATTTCGAAACATTGCTAATTTCGATTGAACACCTGAGCACTTCTGATTCATCCTTTTTAGTCCCGGTTATGACAACAACGCCAAATACGAGCATTACTCCTGCCGATCGGATTGATTGGTTTCAGAAAATCACATCGCCCGCACTGGAACAAAAAGATAAGGCCATGCAAGTGTGGCTATTCTCCGGTGTCTTCTGGCTCACGGTGATGATCACAATCGGTGTGATTGAAGCGGTGAAGCTGTTCTATCCCGAATTTCTGCAGGGCATTCCGGCATTGGCCTATGGTCGCTTACGGGCGGTACATACCAATATCGGCATCTTTGGGTTTATGAGTATGGGCTATCTGGGGGCGGCTTTCTACATGATCCCGCGTCTGACTCGGACCCCGATTTTCTCGGAAACCCTGGGTGTGCTCACCGCTTGGGGCTGGAACCTGAACTTGTTGGGCGGTGCGATCGCCATCATGCTCGGTTTCACCAAAGGGAAGGAATACGAGGAGTTGCCGTTTCCCTTTGACATGACGATCGGCTTAATCGAAATCCTAATTGCCGGGAATTTATTTTCGACGGTAGTCTTGCGCCGGGAACGACAGGTTTACGTCTCGGTGTGGTACGTGCTGCTAGCACTGATTCCCTTCCCGATTTACTACACGTTGGGTAATATGCGGAACTTCCGGGGTGTGGAAGACGCGATTATCAATTGGTTTTATAGCCATAATCTGTTTGGAATTTGGTTGACGGCGTTAGGTTTGGCCACGCTCTATTACATCGTGCCGAAGCAGGCGAATAAGCCCCTAGTCAGCCATGCGATTTCGTTCTTAGGTTTCTGGACCCTCGCCGCCTTCTACCCCTGGAATGGTGGCCACCATATGATTTGGGGTCCCGTGCCCAATTGGGTCATGGCCGCTTCTGTGACGGCATCGATCGCCATGTTTGTGCCCACCTTTGCGACGATGGTGAATTTTGGTGGGACGGCGTTTGGTACGGGGGATGTGATCAAGCGGGATGTGGGTTATCGCTTTAGTTTGCTTGCCTATGCCAGCTATGTTGGGACTTCCCTCTGGGGCAGCGGTCTGGCGATTATGGGCTTGAATGCGAAGTATCACTTTTCGAGTATGACTATCGCCCACGTTCATCTCGGCTTTATTGGCTTTGGGGTCGCGGGTTTGATGGCATTTATTTACTACTACCTGGAGCGGGGTCGGAAGCTGCAATATTCTCGATCGCTGGCTGAATGGCATTTCTGGTTAACCGCGATCGGCATCGTTGGCTACACCGTTTCAATGGGGGTTCTGGGTTATCTCGAAGGGAATGCTTGGTTTGCTGGTGAATCGGTTCAGTCCTTATTGCCATTGCGTTATTGGTACAACGTTGCGCGGGCGGCGAGTGGGATGCTGATTTTGGTCGGTCAGGGCTTATTTTTGCTCAATCTCTGGCAAACGCTGACCCAGCCGGAAGCCCTACGGTCGTTAGCTTTGGATGAGTTAGAAGTTGAGGAGCGTTTGGCTGAATGAAATTCAAGTTTTTTCGGACGTTTCCGATCATTGTGGGATTGTCGATTCTGTTTGGGTTAGCGTTTAGTGGATTGGTGGTTGCGCCGGTGTTTACATCGTCGATCGCCACTGCGAGTCCGGGTTTAGTCGCCTATACGCCGACCGAGCAACACGGGCGACAGATTTATCTGCGGGAAGGCTGTGTCTATTGTCATTCGCAGCAGGTGCGATCGGTGAAGGCGGATGAACCTTTATCAACGAGCTTTGGTGCGGCGAAGGCGGGGGATTACTATTACGATAGCCCCAACGCTTTAGGCACTTCGCGCCAAGGCCCGGATTTATCAAATGAAGGGCGAGTCTGGTCAAAGGACTATGGCGACTCGGCGCGGGAATACTTAATTGGGCACTTCAAAAATCCCCGTGCCTACAATCCCCAGTCGATCATGCCGGCCTACGATTATCTGAGTGATTCAGAGTTATCGGATTTGACGGATTACATGCAAGCACTGGGCGCTTGGAAAGACCATCCACCGGAGGAAACCCCATGATCATGTTGAAGCAGCAATTACTTGCGACAGCCCACGAGTCGAGCCACGGTAGTTTATTTGGTGTCGGTGATGGAACGGTGGTGATGTGGCCGTTGGTTTGGGTGATTTTGGCGATCGGCTTAATGGCGATCGTCGGCTTGATCTGGGCGGGCGCCTCGGGCCAGTTTAAGGGGATGCAAAAGATTGCCGAGCGGCATCTCGAACTGGAAGATTAGTTTCTGATCGCTGTGTCAATGCGCTGTTTCAATCCGGCGTTGTGCAGGGGTAGACCGGCGCGCAAACGGTGGCATAACTTGAGGCAGATTTCTGGCATTGGTAGCTTGGTCGGTGGTGAAACTCGCGATCGGTTTGGCGACGGCCGCGAAGTGATGGGTTAGGGCGTTCTTGTGGAAAAAGGCTTGAGGCGTCGGCGCGGTCGATCGACGGCTACGATGATTCTCTGGCAGTAGGACGATCGCGGTGACGACGGTGACCGTTCCCAGTAGGAGGGGCCAATAGAGTAATTTCGGTCGCAAATTATCTTCGTAATTAATCCAGTTCAATAGCGGATTTTTCCCGGAGTTGGGCAGAGAAAATAGATAGGAGTTAATGGATACGCCGAGTAAAGCGATATACATCATGGGATAAAAGCATTCTATGTAGACGATCCGCGAACCAGCAAACTGTTCGCGAATTTGGACTTGGGATACGAGGACGACAAAAAAGAGTCCGGAGCAAACCCCGATCACGCCACTGGTATTCATGCCAAAGATGGAGGAACGTTCTGTATCTTTGCTAATCATCATTAAGGTGGCAAAGATCAGGCAGGCAATAATTGCGAGGGGGAGGATGTACACCGTAAAGGAATTTAAGAAACGTCGCTTGAGCACGATATTAAAGTACAGCTCGGGGCGGGCTTGCTGCGTTCTAATCGCACCGAGACCAAAGTTGGAATTGTAGTTTTGGCTGTGGTAATCGAAGTAGGTTTCGAGGAGTTGCCAATGGCCCAAGACAATATCGCGGTCCCAACCAAAGGAATCAGTTTGCCCAGTCGCTGTGTAGCCGGAGAAATCGGGAATGAGCACTGTGTCTTGTTCAAAATTGCTACTCCAGAAGCGAATCCAGGCAGTTTTGTGATCAAAGGGATATTTGTCGTAGTCAAATTTTTGCTTGAGGGTGGCTTCGAAATACCAACCAATCACTTCCTGATTATTGCCCCGTGGTTTGCGGTAAACAATCTTCGGTTGAATATTCGAGCCACTTTCGACGGTTTCTGGCAGGATAAAGCCGATCGGAATTTTGGCGTTCGGTTTGCCAAGATACTGTGAGTGGAGTTGCCAGAT
The nucleotide sequence above comes from Romeriopsis navalis LEGE 11480. Encoded proteins:
- a CDS encoding cbb3-type cytochrome c oxidase subunit I, which gives rise to MTTTPNTSITPADRIDWFQKITSPALEQKDKAMQVWLFSGVFWLTVMITIGVIEAVKLFYPEFLQGIPALAYGRLRAVHTNIGIFGFMSMGYLGAAFYMIPRLTRTPIFSETLGVLTAWGWNLNLLGGAIAIMLGFTKGKEYEELPFPFDMTIGLIEILIAGNLFSTVVLRRERQVYVSVWYVLLALIPFPIYYTLGNMRNFRGVEDAIINWFYSHNLFGIWLTALGLATLYYIVPKQANKPLVSHAISFLGFWTLAAFYPWNGGHHMIWGPVPNWVMAASVTASIAMFVPTFATMVNFGGTAFGTGDVIKRDVGYRFSLLAYASYVGTSLWGSGLAIMGLNAKYHFSSMTIAHVHLGFIGFGVAGLMAFIYYYLERGRKLQYSRSLAEWHFWLTAIGIVGYTVSMGVLGYLEGNAWFAGESVQSLLPLRYWYNVARAASGMLILVGQGLFLLNLWQTLTQPEALRSLALDELEVEERLAE
- a CDS encoding cbb3-type cytochrome c oxidase subunit II, translating into MKFKFFRTFPIIVGLSILFGLAFSGLVVAPVFTSSIATASPGLVAYTPTEQHGRQIYLREGCVYCHSQQVRSVKADEPLSTSFGAAKAGDYYYDSPNALGTSRQGPDLSNEGRVWSKDYGDSAREYLIGHFKNPRAYNPQSIMPAYDYLSDSELSDLTDYMQALGAWKDHPPEETP